From the genome of Vicia villosa cultivar HV-30 ecotype Madison, WI linkage group LG2, Vvil1.0, whole genome shotgun sequence, one region includes:
- the LOC131649267 gene encoding protoheme IX farnesyltransferase, mitochondrial-like: MFRRNWNCATLYSRLVNSSSSSPLHNFTHLRSSFSSSSSPNLHLAPSVAASKSTDLLSLVRHYGNCYSELSKARLSLLVVATSGTGFVLGSGGAVDLSALSYTCLGTMMVAASASTLNQVFEVKNDAIMKRTSQRPLPSGRITVPHAVGWASSVGLAGTALLATQTNMLAAGLAASNLILYSFVYTPLKQIHPVNTWVGAVVGAIPPLLGWAAASGDISLNSLILPAALYFWQIPHFMALAYMCRDDYAAGGFKMYSLADMSGRKTAVVALRNSIYLIPLGFLAYDWGVTSGWFCLESTALTLAISAAAFSFYRDRTKERARRMFHASLLYLPIFMAGLLIHRRTDNQQFLEVNAEGLVKSSSESSEIEDKNGDQKIKGRQRNRARPPVAYASCAPFPFLPAPSYDIV; this comes from the exons ATGTTCAGGAGGAATTGGAATTGCGCTACTTTGTATTCAAGACTCGTcaattcctcttcttcttctcctcttcacaacTTTACTCATCTCcgttcctctttctcttcttcatcgtCTCCCAATCTCCATCTCGCACCTTCCGTTGCCGCCTCTAAATCCACCGATCTCCTCTCCCTTGTACGCCACTATGGAAACTGTTACTCCGAACTCTCCAAAGCTCGTCTCAG CTTGCTCGTGGTTGCAACTTCTGGGACTGGATTTGTGTTGGGAAGTGGTGGTGCTGTTGATCTCTCCGCACTTTCTTATACTTGCTTAGGTACCATGATGGTTGCTGCATCTGCTAGCACTTTAAATCAG GTGTTTGAAGTAAAAAATGATGCCATAATGAAGAGAACGAGTCAGAGGCCATTACCCTCAGGACGCATTACAGTACCTCATGCAGTTGGCTGGGCATCCTCTGTTGGTTTGGCTGGCACTGCCCTTCTAGCGACACAG ACTAATATGTTAGCTGCTGGACTTGCTGCCTCCAACCTGATTCTGTATTCATTTGTGTATACGCCATTGAAGCAGATTCATCCCGTAAATACATGGGTGGGTGCTGTAGTTGGTGCTATTCCACCACTTTTGGG ATGGGCTGCAGCTTCTGGTGATATTTCTCTAAATAGTTTGATTCTTCCGGCTGCTTTGTATTTTTGGCAGATACCACATTTTATGGCACTTGCGTATATGTGCCGTGATGACTATGCAGCAGGAGG GTTTAAGATGTACTCTCTTGCTGATATGTCTGGGCGGAAAACAGCGGTGGTGGCTTTGAGGAACTCCATATATCTAATCCCTTTGGGATTCTTGGCATATGATT GGGGCGTGACTTCTGGATGGTTTTGCCTCGAGTCCACGGCACTTACACTTGCAATAAGTGCCGCAGCATTTTCATTTTACAGAGACCGTACTAAGGAAAGAGCCAGGAGAATGTTTCATGCCAGTCTTCTTTATCTACCCATTTTTATGGCTGGGCTATTAATCCACCGTCGAACGGATAACCAACAATTCTTAGAAGTCAACGCAGAGGGTTTGGTGAAATCTTCCTCGGAATCTTCAGAAATCGAAGATAAAAATGGTGATCAGAAGATCAAGGGTCGGCAAAGGAACCGAGCACGTCCACCTGTAGCATATGCTTCCTGTGCACCTTTCCCGTTTTTGCCCGCTCCTTCATACGACattgtttaa